One Streptomyces sp. R28 DNA window includes the following coding sequences:
- a CDS encoding RNA polymerase sigma factor yields MPDVEPDVEQAVAAAFRAEWGQVVATLIRVTGDWDLAEECAQDAFAQALDRWRRDGVPRRPGAWLTTTARNRALDALRREAVGAAKLREVAVLARDEPSYGPEDASGGDSGVQDDRLRLIFTCCHPALPIEARVALTLRTLAGLTTPEIARAFLVPEATMAQRLVRAKRKIRNAAIPYRVPPAHLLPERTTGVLGVVYLLFNEGYAATAGADLVRTNLCAEAIRLARVLARLMPDEPEVLGLLALLLLHDSRRHTRVDAVGDLVTLEDQDRTAWDRAAVDEGTTLLETALRRGRPGPYQIQAAIAACHMTAPTAEDTDWADITALYGELARLVPSAVVRLNRAVAVGMAESTDAGLALVTELEEEGELAGYHLLPATRADLLRRSGRTQEAAEAYRRALELVENDAERRFLERRLAECRSA; encoded by the coding sequence ATGCCGGATGTCGAGCCGGATGTCGAGCAGGCCGTCGCCGCCGCCTTCCGAGCGGAATGGGGCCAGGTCGTCGCCACCCTGATCCGGGTGACCGGCGACTGGGACCTCGCCGAGGAGTGCGCCCAGGACGCCTTCGCCCAGGCTCTCGACCGGTGGCGGCGCGACGGAGTGCCGCGCCGCCCCGGCGCCTGGCTGACCACGACCGCCCGCAACCGCGCCCTGGACGCACTGCGCCGGGAAGCGGTGGGGGCGGCGAAACTCCGGGAGGTGGCGGTGCTGGCCCGCGACGAACCGTCGTACGGACCCGAGGACGCGAGCGGTGGCGACAGCGGCGTGCAGGACGACCGGCTGCGGCTGATCTTCACCTGCTGTCATCCGGCGCTGCCCATAGAGGCCAGAGTCGCGCTGACCCTGCGTACGCTCGCGGGCCTGACCACACCGGAGATCGCCCGCGCCTTCCTCGTCCCCGAGGCGACCATGGCACAGCGCCTGGTACGCGCCAAGCGGAAGATCCGCAACGCCGCGATCCCGTACCGCGTGCCGCCCGCGCACCTCCTGCCCGAGCGCACGACGGGGGTGCTCGGCGTGGTCTACCTCCTGTTCAACGAGGGGTACGCGGCCACCGCCGGCGCCGATCTCGTCCGCACCAACCTCTGCGCGGAGGCGATCCGCCTGGCCCGTGTCCTGGCCCGCCTCATGCCCGACGAGCCCGAGGTGCTCGGCCTGCTGGCGCTCCTGCTGCTGCATGACTCCCGCCGGCACACACGCGTGGACGCCGTGGGCGACCTGGTGACCCTGGAGGACCAGGACCGCACGGCCTGGGACCGGGCCGCGGTCGACGAGGGCACCACCCTGCTGGAGACCGCGCTGCGGCGCGGCCGCCCCGGGCCGTACCAGATCCAGGCCGCCATCGCCGCCTGCCACATGACCGCGCCCACCGCCGAGGACACCGACTGGGCCGACATCACCGCCCTGTACGGCGAGTTGGCCCGCCTCGTGCCGTCCGCCGTGGTCCGCCTCAACCGCGCGGTGGCCGTCGGCATGGCCGAAAGCACGGATGCGGGCCTCGCCCTGGTCACGGAGCTGGAGGAGGAGGGCGAGCTGGCCGGGTACCACCTGCTGCCGGCGACCCGTGCCGATCTGCTGCGCCGCAGTGGCCGTACGCAGGAGGCGGCCGAGGCGTACCGGCGGGCGCTGGAACTGGTGGAGAACGACGCGGAACGGAGGTTCCTCGAAAGGCGGCTCGCGGAATGTCGATCCGCATAG
- a CDS encoding GntR family transcriptional regulator, giving the protein MARTTPHDRPLTEAQPLYWRIATQLVGELRDGTIPPGERLPGERQLAEHFEVSRETVRQALEVLRRSGLVATDRRGSHATLSGPPVETPASLTFPVGARTTSPDAVDRATVTWETPPPEHAEALGLAPHRPTLVHRYESAGADGRGRRTAVTSFSAVALAEVAELARYRDRAGSTGSAQLRRAYDWMRKAGLTLHHRDAITRLPGAPSVRVTRRVHDQYARPLEITDLVVDAQQDALVYEFTLPAAG; this is encoded by the coding sequence ATGGCCCGCACCACCCCGCACGACCGCCCGCTCACCGAAGCGCAGCCGCTGTACTGGAGGATCGCCACCCAGCTGGTCGGCGAGCTGCGCGACGGAACCATCCCACCCGGCGAACGGCTGCCGGGGGAACGGCAGTTGGCGGAGCACTTCGAGGTCAGCCGGGAGACCGTACGGCAGGCGCTGGAGGTGCTGCGCCGCAGCGGCCTGGTCGCCACCGACCGGCGGGGCAGCCATGCCACCCTGTCCGGCCCGCCCGTCGAGACCCCGGCGTCCCTCACCTTCCCGGTCGGCGCACGGACCACGAGCCCGGATGCCGTGGACCGGGCCACGGTCACCTGGGAGACTCCCCCGCCGGAGCACGCCGAGGCCCTGGGGCTCGCCCCGCACCGGCCGACCCTGGTGCACCGCTACGAGTCCGCGGGCGCCGACGGACGCGGCCGGCGTACGGCCGTGACGTCCTTCTCCGCGGTCGCGCTGGCCGAGGTGGCCGAGCTCGCCCGTTATCGCGACCGCGCCGGCAGCACCGGGTCGGCCCAACTGCGCCGCGCCTACGACTGGATGCGCAAGGCGGGCCTCACCCTGCACCACAGGGACGCCATCACCCGACTCCCGGGCGCGCCTTCGGTGCGGGTCACCCGGCGTGTGCACGACCAGTACGCCCGCCCTCTGGAGATCACGGACCTGGTCGTGGACGCCCAACAGGACGCCCTGGTCTACGAGTTCACTCTGCCGGCGGCGGGCTGA
- a CDS encoding SgcJ/EcaC family oxidoreductase has translation MKYMLLVCGDDTADASGMTPVEPWVEDLGDRHVRLHGHRLALPAQAVTVRVRGGEVLRSDGPFAETKEYVAGFDILECDSMEKAIEAAARHPVAAVGAMEVRPFWEDEDAEAQIRALDAELTGAARERDADRTAACYASDVTAFVDGREHRGADALRKSLEELFAAVTGPITREVLDFRVHVDESIAFGHALVRLRATRTDGAPLNDLMRVTTGYRNVGLRWLIAHEHVCLVSFDSLDTEERS, from the coding sequence ATGAAGTACATGCTGCTCGTCTGCGGCGACGACACCGCCGACGCCTCGGGTATGACCCCCGTCGAGCCCTGGGTGGAAGACCTCGGCGACCGGCACGTACGCCTGCACGGCCACCGCCTCGCGCTCCCCGCCCAGGCCGTCACCGTGCGGGTGCGCGGCGGCGAGGTGCTGCGCAGCGACGGGCCGTTCGCGGAGACGAAGGAATACGTCGCCGGGTTCGACATCCTCGAGTGCGACAGCATGGAGAAGGCGATCGAGGCGGCCGCGCGGCATCCCGTGGCCGCCGTCGGGGCCATGGAGGTGCGGCCGTTCTGGGAGGACGAGGACGCCGAGGCGCAGATCCGCGCGCTCGACGCCGAGCTGACCGGGGCCGCGCGAGAGCGGGACGCCGACCGCACGGCGGCCTGCTACGCGTCGGACGTGACGGCGTTCGTCGACGGCCGGGAACACCGTGGGGCCGACGCCCTGCGCAAGTCGCTGGAGGAGCTGTTCGCCGCCGTCACCGGGCCCATCACCCGCGAGGTGCTGGACTTCCGGGTCCACGTCGACGAGAGCATCGCCTTCGGCCACGCCCTCGTCCGCCTGCGCGCCACCCGCACGGACGGCGCCCCGCTCAACGACCTGATGCGCGTCACCACCGGCTACCGCAACGTCGGTCTGCGCTGGCTGATCGCGCACGAGCACGTCTGTCTCGTCTCTTTCGACTCTCTCGACACCGAGGAGCGGTCATGA
- a CDS encoding serine hydrolase domain-containing protein, with translation MAEHEAQVHGHCDPRFAAVRAAFEANFRERGELGAAVAVTVGGETVVDLWGGWADASRGRSWERDTLVNVWSTSKGPTALCAHILADRGLIDLDAPVATYWPEFAAAGKEQILVRHLLSHRAGLSGLREPHSLQQLCDWELTTQRLAAMEPWWAPGTRSGYHAFTYGFLVGEVVRRVSGLLPGAFLEREVTGPLGIDFAIGLPEKDSGRAAELVQPPMETTSEQAAIFSQLAPAALAAVTNPALGAPHANSPEWRAAEIPAANGHGTARAVAALYGIFAGRGTHDGHRILSPEAAERVREGQGRCRDLVLGAGLQHETEAGLGLWLSGPNGSYGPNPRAFGHDGFGGSCGLADPEAGVSLGYVMNRMGPHIADDPRKMALLDALYGAL, from the coding sequence ATGGCGGAGCACGAGGCACAGGTGCACGGGCACTGCGATCCGCGGTTCGCGGCGGTGCGGGCGGCGTTCGAGGCGAATTTCCGGGAGCGCGGAGAGCTGGGCGCCGCGGTCGCGGTCACCGTCGGCGGCGAGACCGTCGTGGACCTGTGGGGCGGGTGGGCCGACGCCTCGCGCGGCCGCTCCTGGGAGCGCGACACGCTGGTCAACGTGTGGTCCACGTCCAAGGGGCCGACGGCGCTGTGCGCGCACATCCTCGCCGACCGGGGACTGATCGACCTCGACGCTCCGGTGGCCACGTACTGGCCGGAGTTCGCCGCCGCGGGCAAGGAACAGATCCTCGTACGGCATCTGCTCTCGCACCGGGCCGGCCTGTCCGGGCTGCGGGAGCCGCACTCGCTTCAGCAGCTCTGCGACTGGGAGTTGACGACCCAGCGGCTCGCGGCGATGGAGCCGTGGTGGGCGCCGGGGACGCGGTCCGGGTATCACGCGTTCACGTACGGCTTCCTGGTCGGGGAGGTCGTGCGGCGCGTGTCGGGACTGCTGCCCGGGGCCTTTCTGGAGCGGGAGGTGACCGGGCCGCTCGGGATCGACTTCGCGATCGGGTTGCCGGAGAAGGACTCCGGTCGGGCGGCCGAGCTGGTGCAGCCGCCGATGGAGACGACCAGTGAACAGGCCGCGATCTTCAGCCAGTTGGCGCCCGCCGCCCTGGCCGCGGTGACCAACCCGGCCTTGGGAGCGCCTCACGCCAACTCGCCCGAGTGGCGGGCCGCCGAGATCCCCGCGGCGAACGGGCACGGCACCGCACGGGCCGTCGCCGCGCTGTACGGGATCTTCGCGGGCCGGGGAACGCACGACGGGCATCGCATCCTGTCCCCCGAGGCGGCCGAGCGGGTGCGCGAGGGGCAGGGCCGCTGCCGCGATCTGGTGCTCGGGGCCGGGCTCCAGCACGAGACCGAGGCCGGGCTCGGGCTGTGGCTCAGCGGGCCGAACGGCTCGTACGGACCCAACCCGCGGGCTTTCGGACATGACGGCTTCGGCGGCTCCTGCGGTCTGGCGGATCCGGAGGCCGGGGTGTCGCTGGGCTATGTGATGAACCGGATGGGGCCTCATATCGCCGACGACCCGCGGAAGATGGCGCTGCTCGACGCCCTCTACGGCGCCCTGTGA
- a CDS encoding alpha/beta fold hydrolase: MGSSTTSMAAAGEPSAQQCDEVPTGVAAHDHWLRFRVPTGLMPDPQFDGRPARIQVHRVRPVYANGKCPEVPNRAAVLIHGRSVTASPSFDLRQAAPEGGSLSVQDGLARAGIDTFAPSLLGYGRSTRFDEGLNDPGNASLRPYLADGTCPYPEGCDRTHNPIFPLDQQGTLLLTNPLGGERRAHSSNHRFARMDVWVRDIRQVIDDAITRAQPTDGKVTLVGYSLGGPRVGRTLYAANPNPLLPGSADVIAKVNRTVFMSSLFGGPTEETEPPTGFVTFPLTLDRRPGAPVLPPAREALCTGRVVPGSQDQFWEQIMEEDTEGRNWGGDDPGNPTGLNRSPTFSSYGWNTAVAGQLTPPTLVLHGLDDATAPPANAPAIYNALPASMTNKVLVQVQCASHQMPMEGCSGPRCTPESGTPYGGRPGEPWAGPHATVKAALIEWIRSGTFNGAANGQFTVDESGVASASP; the protein is encoded by the coding sequence TTGGGCTCCAGCACCACATCGATGGCCGCCGCCGGCGAGCCGTCGGCTCAGCAATGCGACGAGGTGCCGACCGGCGTCGCCGCCCACGATCACTGGCTGAGGTTCAGGGTGCCGACCGGGCTCATGCCGGACCCCCAGTTCGACGGGCGCCCGGCAAGGATCCAGGTGCATCGCGTTCGGCCGGTGTACGCGAACGGCAAATGCCCAGAAGTGCCCAACAGGGCCGCGGTGCTGATCCACGGCCGCAGCGTCACCGCCTCGCCATCCTTCGACCTGCGCCAGGCCGCCCCGGAAGGTGGCTCGCTCAGCGTGCAGGACGGACTCGCGCGGGCGGGAATCGACACCTTCGCCCCGAGCCTGCTCGGCTACGGCCGCTCGACGCGCTTCGACGAGGGCCTGAACGATCCCGGCAACGCGAGCCTCAGGCCCTACCTCGCGGACGGCACCTGTCCGTACCCCGAGGGATGCGACCGCACCCACAACCCGATCTTCCCCCTTGATCAGCAGGGGACCCTGCTCCTGACCAATCCGCTGGGCGGGGAGCGGCGCGCGCACTCGAGCAATCACCGCTTCGCGCGCATGGACGTCTGGGTACGCGATATCCGCCAAGTCATCGACGACGCCATCACGCGCGCGCAGCCGACGGACGGCAAAGTCACCTTGGTCGGCTATTCGCTCGGCGGGCCGCGTGTCGGGCGGACGCTGTACGCGGCCAACCCCAACCCGCTCCTGCCCGGAAGCGCCGATGTCATCGCGAAGGTCAACCGTACCGTGTTCATGTCGTCGCTCTTCGGTGGTCCGACTGAGGAGACGGAGCCCCCGACAGGCTTCGTCACGTTCCCGCTGACGCTTGACCGCCGCCCGGGGGCACCGGTGCTGCCGCCGGCTCGCGAGGCCCTGTGCACCGGGCGGGTCGTCCCCGGCAGCCAGGATCAGTTCTGGGAGCAGATCATGGAGGAGGACACCGAGGGGCGGAACTGGGGAGGGGACGATCCCGGCAACCCGACCGGTCTCAATCGCTCGCCGACGTTCTCCAGTTACGGCTGGAACACCGCCGTCGCGGGGCAGCTGACCCCGCCCACGCTGGTCCTCCACGGTCTCGACGACGCCACCGCGCCGCCGGCCAACGCGCCCGCCATCTACAACGCGCTCCCTGCGTCGATGACGAACAAGGTGCTCGTACAGGTCCAGTGCGCCAGCCACCAGATGCCGATGGAGGGCTGCTCCGGCCCGCGCTGCACCCCTGAGTCCGGAACGCCCTACGGCGGGCGCCCCGGCGAACCGTGGGCCGGCCCCCATGCCACGGTCAAGGCGGCGCTGATCGAGTGGATCAGGAGCGGGACCTTCAACGGCGCCGCGAACGGACAGTTCACCGTCGACGAAAGCGGCGTGGCCAGCGCCAGCCCGTAG
- a CDS encoding PadR family transcriptional regulator, with protein MSLKYAVLAALLEGEASGYELSKVFDVSLANFWPATPQQLYRELERLERDGLVEARFVQQERRPNKRMFTLTAAGREDLRTFAAEPPRRPTAIRDELLIKLQAMEDPETTRALIEERMTWARGKLDRYERVRGRLLDGRTEEEYLRESDRVGPYLTLLAGISFEEENLRWCERVLAVLKQRVAAG; from the coding sequence ATGTCCCTGAAGTACGCCGTCCTCGCCGCCCTCCTGGAGGGCGAGGCCTCGGGCTACGAGCTGTCCAAGGTCTTCGACGTGTCGCTCGCCAACTTCTGGCCCGCGACCCCGCAGCAGCTCTACCGGGAGCTGGAGCGCCTGGAGCGGGACGGCCTCGTCGAGGCCCGGTTCGTGCAGCAGGAACGGCGGCCGAACAAGCGGATGTTCACGCTCACCGCGGCCGGCCGGGAGGATCTGCGCACCTTCGCCGCCGAGCCGCCCCGACGGCCCACCGCCATCCGCGACGAACTCCTGATCAAGCTCCAGGCCATGGAGGACCCCGAGACGACCCGCGCCCTGATCGAGGAGCGCATGACGTGGGCACGCGGCAAACTCGACCGCTACGAACGCGTCCGCGGACGTCTGCTCGACGGGCGGACCGAGGAGGAGTACCTGCGCGAGTCCGACCGCGTCGGGCCGTACCTCACGCTGCTGGCCGGCATCTCCTTCGAGGAGGAGAATCTGCGCTGGTGCGAGCGCGTTCTCGCCGTCCTCAAGCAGCGCGTCGCTGCGGGGTGA
- a CDS encoding nuclear transport factor 2 family protein, with amino-acid sequence MKTREAAERFVRVWRQAWAGHDVDALLELYAEDCVHRSMPFRAPHRGRAELAAYLRWSFAGERVTDVRFSAPVVGADGVAVAEFRVLAEEDGAPSTLAGCVFVRFDTAGLAVETRDYWHTVEGHREPEGALFFG; translated from the coding sequence ATGAAGACGCGTGAGGCAGCGGAGCGGTTCGTCCGGGTCTGGCGGCAGGCCTGGGCCGGGCACGACGTGGACGCGCTGCTGGAGTTGTACGCCGAGGACTGCGTCCACCGCTCGATGCCGTTCCGCGCGCCGCACCGGGGGCGCGCCGAACTGGCCGCCTATCTGCGCTGGTCGTTCGCCGGCGAGCGGGTGACCGACGTGCGTTTCTCCGCGCCGGTCGTCGGCGCGGACGGCGTGGCCGTGGCCGAGTTCCGGGTCCTCGCCGAGGAGGACGGCGCGCCGTCCACGCTCGCGGGCTGCGTCTTCGTGCGGTTCGACACCGCCGGGCTGGCCGTGGAGACCCGCGACTACTGGCACACGGTCGAGGGGCACCGGGAGCCGGAAGGCGCGCTGTTCTTCGGGTGA
- a CDS encoding class I SAM-dependent methyltransferase: MTTDEHARMMSANQANWDARTPVHLASRFYGLDQDLDPARWFASFEWDDLGELAGRDVLHLQCHLGTETIAFAQRGARAVGLDFSEASVAAANGIAERAGLDVTYVRANVYDAVEALGRCQFDVVYTGKGALCYLPDLDRWAGVLAQLLRPGGLLYIVEFHPLLNSLGPKPGPGEGPELLLRHDYLGGDGAVRRDATRTYTDGPAVEGATDSYEWMHGIGEVVGALTEAGLSVRRLRESEELPWQRWPQMVRTPSGWWRLPEPRIPLLYGLLATR; this comes from the coding sequence ATGACCACCGACGAGCACGCGCGGATGATGTCGGCGAACCAGGCGAACTGGGACGCCCGCACCCCCGTCCACCTCGCCAGCCGGTTCTACGGCCTCGACCAGGACCTCGACCCCGCCCGCTGGTTCGCCTCCTTCGAGTGGGACGACCTCGGTGAGCTGGCCGGCCGCGACGTGCTCCATCTGCAGTGCCACCTGGGCACCGAGACGATCGCCTTCGCGCAGCGCGGGGCGCGAGCCGTCGGCCTGGACTTCTCCGAGGCGTCCGTGGCCGCCGCGAACGGCATCGCCGAGAGGGCGGGGCTCGACGTCACCTACGTACGGGCCAATGTGTACGACGCCGTGGAGGCCCTGGGGCGGTGCCAGTTCGACGTGGTGTACACGGGCAAGGGCGCCCTGTGCTATCTGCCCGACCTCGACCGCTGGGCGGGGGTGCTGGCCCAACTTCTGCGTCCTGGCGGGCTGTTGTACATCGTCGAGTTCCATCCGCTGCTCAACTCCCTCGGCCCGAAGCCCGGTCCGGGCGAAGGACCCGAGCTGCTGCTGCGCCACGACTATCTGGGCGGCGACGGCGCCGTGCGCCGGGACGCGACCCGCACCTACACGGACGGCCCGGCCGTGGAGGGCGCCACCGACAGCTATGAGTGGATGCACGGAATAGGAGAGGTCGTCGGCGCGTTGACTGAAGCGGGACTGAGTGTCCGGCGGCTGCGTGAGAGCGAGGAGCTGCCCTGGCAGCGCTGGCCGCAGATGGTGCGTACGCCGTCCGGTTGGTGGCGACTGCCCGAGCCGCGCATTCCTCTGTTGTACGGTTTGCTCGCCACACGCTGA
- a CDS encoding YciI family protein has product MKYVLFICTPVGGEELSPEEIAEDPRFTEYIDEVRSRDVVKGGARLRPHTDATTVRVQGDEVLLSDGPFVESKEYVAGIDIIEVADLDEAIALASRHPAALGGGSVEVRPVWE; this is encoded by the coding sequence ATGAAGTACGTCCTGTTCATCTGCACGCCGGTCGGCGGCGAGGAACTCAGTCCCGAGGAGATCGCCGAGGACCCCCGCTTCACCGAGTACATCGACGAGGTCCGCAGCCGCGACGTCGTGAAGGGCGGGGCCCGGCTGCGCCCGCACACCGACGCCACCACCGTGCGCGTCCAGGGCGACGAGGTCCTGCTCAGCGACGGGCCCTTCGTGGAGTCCAAGGAGTACGTCGCCGGCATCGACATCATCGAGGTCGCCGACCTCGACGAGGCCATCGCCCTCGCCTCCCGGCACCCCGCCGCGCTGGGCGGCGGTTCGGTGGAGGTGCGGCCGGTCTGGGAGTGA
- a CDS encoding nuclear transport factor 2 family protein: MRAFREAVEAGDFDAVEALLAEDVVFTSPVVFKPYPGKAITAAILRGVVRVFEDFRYVREINDPGGRDHALVFTARVGDRELTGCDFLRVNEDGLIDEFMVMVRPLSGAQALAEAMGAQFEQIAKEAEARSA, from the coding sequence ATGCGCGCGTTCCGTGAGGCGGTCGAGGCCGGCGATTTCGATGCCGTGGAGGCCCTGCTGGCGGAGGACGTCGTCTTCACCAGCCCGGTCGTGTTCAAGCCGTATCCCGGCAAGGCGATCACCGCGGCGATCCTGCGCGGTGTGGTGCGGGTCTTCGAGGACTTCCGCTATGTGCGAGAGATCAACGACCCGGGCGGCCGCGATCACGCGCTGGTCTTCACCGCACGGGTGGGCGACCGGGAGCTCACCGGCTGCGACTTCCTCCGGGTCAACGAGGACGGCCTGATCGACGAGTTCATGGTCATGGTCCGTCCGCTGTCGGGCGCGCAGGCTCTGGCCGAGGCGATGGGGGCACAGTTCGAGCAGATCGCGAAGGAGGCGGAGGCGCGGTCGGCGTGA
- a CDS encoding class I SAM-dependent methyltransferase: MFSPEGPSVRELAVQALSSVERGYDLLAPKFDHTPFRTPDSVLAAVTSALARTGPYDDGLDLCCGTGAGVEVLAEVCRRSVTGVDFSAGMLDVAVARRRAQVGEAGEAGAPRVAWVRADARALPFAPAFDLVVSFGAFGHFLPGELPGLFAQVRSVLRPGGCFVFPVVAPPRPASAVYWMLLGFDAAMRVRNAVWRPPFVMYYRAFRLGEVRGELARAGFQVELQALPEFGRRRDGSPRVRMVVARRPLSPPPAE; the protein is encoded by the coding sequence ATGTTCAGCCCCGAAGGCCCCTCTGTGCGCGAACTCGCCGTCCAGGCGCTGTCGTCGGTCGAGCGCGGATACGACCTGCTCGCCCCGAAGTTCGACCACACACCGTTCCGTACGCCGGACTCGGTGCTCGCCGCCGTCACCTCGGCCCTGGCACGGACCGGCCCGTACGACGACGGCCTCGACCTGTGCTGCGGGACGGGCGCAGGCGTCGAGGTGCTGGCCGAGGTGTGCCGGCGCAGTGTCACCGGCGTCGACTTCAGCGCCGGCATGCTCGATGTCGCCGTCGCCCGGCGGCGGGCGCAGGTCGGGGAGGCCGGGGAGGCCGGCGCGCCGCGCGTCGCGTGGGTCCGCGCGGACGCCCGTGCCCTACCCTTCGCTCCCGCCTTCGACCTCGTGGTGAGCTTCGGGGCGTTCGGTCATTTCCTGCCCGGTGAGCTGCCGGGGCTGTTCGCCCAGGTCCGCTCCGTCCTGCGGCCCGGCGGGTGCTTCGTCTTCCCCGTCGTTGCCCCGCCGCGTCCCGCATCTGCCGTCTACTGGATGCTGCTGGGCTTCGACGCGGCGATGCGGGTGCGTAACGCCGTGTGGCGCCCGCCCTTCGTCATGTACTACCGGGCCTTCCGCCTCGGGGAGGTGCGCGGCGAGCTCGCACGCGCCGGCTTCCAGGTGGAGCTGCAGGCCCTGCCCGAGTTCGGGCGGCGGCGGGACGGGAGCCCGCGCGTGCGGATGGTCGTGGCCCGGCGTCCGCTCAGCCCGCCGCCGGCAGAGTGA
- a CDS encoding acetylxylan esterase: MALFDLPLDELREYRSKSVEPEDFDAFWSKTLDEAREHPLDARFEPVDTGLSTVQVYDVTFAGFGGHPVKGWLRLPAAASEPLPLVVEFIGYGGGRGLPHENLLWASTGRAHFMMDTRGQGSAWGAGGGTPDPVGAAPAYPGFMTRGIDAPENYYYRRVFTDAVRAVEAARSHPLTDASRTVAVGASQGGGITIAVGGLVPDLTAIAPDVPFLCDYPRAATTTDRHPYREIGLYLKTHRGRTDDVLRTLSYFDGVHFATRGQSPALFSAGLEDQTCPPSTVFAAYNAWAHGEKAIEVYDFNDHEGGGPFHEAAKLDWLRAHA; encoded by the coding sequence ATGGCCCTGTTCGACCTTCCGCTCGACGAACTGCGCGAGTACCGCAGCAAGTCCGTCGAACCCGAGGACTTCGACGCGTTCTGGTCCAAGACGCTCGATGAGGCTCGCGAGCACCCGCTGGACGCCCGCTTCGAGCCGGTCGACACGGGCCTTTCCACGGTGCAGGTGTACGACGTGACGTTCGCCGGGTTCGGCGGTCACCCGGTGAAGGGCTGGCTGCGGCTGCCCGCCGCGGCCAGTGAGCCGTTGCCGCTGGTCGTGGAGTTCATCGGCTACGGCGGCGGGCGCGGCCTGCCGCACGAGAACCTGCTGTGGGCGTCCACGGGCCGGGCGCACTTCATGATGGACACGCGTGGTCAGGGCAGCGCGTGGGGCGCCGGCGGCGGGACGCCGGACCCGGTGGGGGCCGCGCCGGCCTACCCCGGTTTCATGACCCGTGGCATCGACGCGCCCGAGAACTACTACTACCGCCGGGTGTTCACGGACGCGGTGCGTGCCGTCGAAGCCGCCCGTTCCCATCCGCTGACCGACGCCTCGCGCACGGTCGCGGTCGGCGCGAGCCAGGGCGGCGGCATCACGATCGCGGTCGGCGGCCTGGTGCCGGACCTGACGGCGATCGCGCCGGACGTACCGTTCCTGTGCGACTACCCGCGCGCGGCGACCACCACGGACCGCCACCCGTACCGCGAGATCGGCCTCTACCTCAAGACGCACCGGGGCCGCACCGACGACGTCCTGCGCACCCTGTCCTACTTCGACGGCGTCCACTTCGCGACCCGCGGCCAGTCGCCCGCCCTCTTCTCGGCGGGCTTGGAGGACCAGACCTGCCCGCCCTCCACCGTGTTCGCGGCGTACAACGCCTGGGCCCACGGTGAGAAGGCCATCGAGGTGTACGACTTCAACGACCACGAGGGCGGCGGCCCGTTCCACGAGGCGGCCAAGCTGGACTGGCTGCGCGCGCACGCCTGA